In Pseudobacter ginsenosidimutans, the following are encoded in one genomic region:
- a CDS encoding S41 family peptidase → MLNRMAVLLLGITALLFASCSSSRKTFDPDRKFAPDKLQKDFTLFRNILEENHPSLYWFTPKDSMDLYFDNGFRLLTDSMTEPAFRNLLSTITSKIRCGHTSMRYSKRYTDWLDTARLRMFPFTVKVWGPDSLAVTATLNRKDSLLKRGTVVTAIDGRDIAQIIDTFTNYLQSDGNIITGKYQMMSNRNSFGNLYRVVYGIPEKVRIDYIDSNGLPQSAMIAAFDPPPTVKRKEKAEADTSKRLPAPGTPTPKPPKDVPKAVSLNANRNLQIDTTLKSAYMTLNTFSMGSRLRGFFRRSFREMKKREIKYLVVDVRNNGGGDAGNSTLLTKYISKKKFKLADSLYTNKRSSHYGKHIELQPLYWLWTLFVTHKEEDGNFHFGFFERHYYKPKRRLHYDGQVYILTGGNSFSATTLFAKAIQGQSNVTIVGEETGGGAYGNTAWMIPDVTLPNTHIRFRLPRFRLVMDSTLAKQGRGIMPDIEVGYNSYFIKRGVDPKLGVVYRIIRDRARMEKEMDGMKGGK, encoded by the coding sequence TAAACTGCAAAAGGATTTTACCCTGTTCAGGAATATCCTGGAAGAAAACCATCCCAGTTTGTATTGGTTCACACCCAAAGACAGTATGGACCTGTACTTCGATAATGGCTTCCGCCTACTGACGGACTCCATGACCGAACCGGCATTCCGGAACCTGCTGTCTACCATCACTTCAAAGATCCGATGCGGCCATACCTCCATGCGGTATTCCAAAAGATATACCGACTGGCTGGATACGGCCCGGCTCCGCATGTTCCCCTTTACTGTAAAGGTCTGGGGACCGGATTCCCTGGCTGTGACGGCTACACTTAACCGAAAAGATTCGCTTTTAAAAAGAGGAACAGTGGTTACGGCTATTGATGGCCGTGATATAGCGCAGATCATCGATACTTTTACCAATTACCTGCAAAGCGATGGTAATATCATTACCGGTAAGTACCAGATGATGAGCAACCGCAATTCATTTGGCAATCTCTACCGCGTAGTGTATGGCATCCCCGAAAAGGTAAGAATAGATTATATCGATAGTAACGGGTTGCCACAATCCGCCATGATAGCGGCTTTCGACCCACCTCCAACGGTTAAGCGAAAAGAAAAAGCCGAAGCAGATACATCAAAGCGGCTTCCGGCCCCGGGAACACCTACGCCCAAACCTCCGAAGGATGTTCCCAAAGCAGTCAGCCTCAACGCCAACAGGAACCTGCAGATCGATACTACATTGAAGTCGGCCTACATGACGCTCAATACTTTTTCCATGGGCAGCCGCTTACGTGGATTCTTTCGCCGCAGTTTCCGGGAAATGAAGAAAAGGGAGATCAAATACCTGGTGGTGGATGTTCGTAATAATGGCGGAGGCGATGCAGGCAACTCAACTTTGCTCACGAAATATATTTCGAAGAAGAAATTCAAGCTGGCTGATTCATTGTACACCAATAAGCGAAGCAGCCATTATGGAAAACATATCGAATTGCAGCCGCTGTACTGGTTATGGACTTTGTTTGTGACCCATAAGGAGGAGGATGGAAATTTTCATTTTGGTTTCTTCGAGCGTCATTACTACAAACCGAAGCGACGGCTTCATTATGATGGTCAGGTGTATATTCTTACCGGTGGGAATTCATTTTCCGCCACAACGCTTTTTGCGAAAGCCATACAAGGCCAATCCAATGTAACGATCGTGGGAGAAGAAACCGGCGGCGGCGCTTATGGCAATACCGCCTGGATGATCCCGGATGTAACATTACCGAATACGCATATACGTTTCCGTTTGCCAAGATTCCGGTTGGTGATGGATAGTACACTGGCGAAACAAGGCAGGGGAATTATGCCGGATATTGAAGTGGGATACAATAGCTATTTCATCAAGCGTGGCGTAGACCCTAAGCTGGGCGTGGTTTACAGGATCATCAGGGATAGAGCGAGAATGGAAAAGGAGATGGATGGAATGAAGGGAGGGAAATAG
- a CDS encoding amidohydrolase, with product MSDLIISLIQSDLHWEDKNANLAMFGEKINGIKEKTHIVLLPEMFSTGFSMKPETLAETMHGPTVEWMKRVSASRKVILAGSLMIEEEGNYHNRLVWMLPNGQLGFYDKRHLFAYANEHEHYAPGSKRLIAAVNGWKVNLMVCYDLRFPVWARQSPDTEDGSPEYDLLVYVANWPERRNHAWKTLLQARAIENQCFVAGVNRVGNDGNEIYHSGDSMVVDPMGAIMETIVHDQGIITITLKRDTLNDVRTKLPFLQDGDEFNLLT from the coding sequence ATGTCTGATCTCATCATATCATTGATCCAGTCTGATCTTCATTGGGAAGACAAGAATGCCAACCTGGCCATGTTTGGGGAGAAGATCAATGGTATCAAGGAAAAAACACATATCGTTCTGTTGCCGGAAATGTTCAGCACGGGCTTCAGTATGAAACCAGAAACCCTGGCTGAAACCATGCATGGGCCTACTGTTGAGTGGATGAAACGTGTATCCGCTTCACGCAAAGTGATCCTGGCCGGCAGCCTGATGATCGAAGAAGAAGGAAATTACCATAACCGCCTGGTCTGGATGTTACCGAATGGCCAACTGGGCTTTTATGATAAAAGACATCTATTCGCTTACGCGAATGAACATGAACATTATGCGCCGGGCAGCAAAAGATTGATTGCGGCGGTGAACGGCTGGAAAGTGAATCTCATGGTTTGCTATGATCTGCGATTCCCTGTATGGGCGCGCCAGTCGCCGGATACAGAAGATGGATCGCCGGAATATGATCTGTTGGTCTATGTGGCCAACTGGCCCGAACGCAGGAACCACGCCTGGAAAACTTTACTGCAGGCAAGGGCCATCGAGAACCAATGCTTCGTAGCGGGAGTTAATCGGGTAGGAAATGATGGAAATGAAATCTATCACAGTGGAGATAGCATGGTGGTGGATCCGATGGGTGCCATCATGGAAACAATAGTGCATGACCAGGGAATTATTACGATTACGCTTAAGCGTGATACATTAAATGATGTCAGAACGAAATTGCCTTTCCTGCAGGATGGGGATGAATTCAATTTGTTGACGTAA